A window of the Kosakonia radicincitans DSM 16656 genome harbors these coding sequences:
- a CDS encoding GntR family transcriptional regulator, with product MMSEKGSKKRAVGLAERIYHELKNDIFDFRLMPGAHFSENEISERMSASRTPVRQALFWLEHEGYVQVYSRSGWQVKPFDFNYFEALYDFRIVLEREAVRRLCGMPPGICSEHLAPLVSFWIDAPRMEPSKALSLQDEQFHTTLVRASGNSEMVRVHVELTEKMRIIRHLDFTRNDRVDATYNEHARVLQAILKQQTEEAQRILTEHISQSKAEVRKITLHMLQQASLQPVSP from the coding sequence ATGATGAGCGAAAAGGGCAGTAAAAAACGCGCCGTCGGTCTGGCGGAGCGCATTTATCACGAACTGAAAAACGACATCTTTGATTTTCGCTTAATGCCGGGCGCGCATTTCAGCGAAAACGAGATTTCCGAGCGGATGTCCGCCAGCCGTACCCCGGTACGGCAGGCGCTGTTCTGGCTTGAACATGAAGGGTATGTGCAGGTTTACTCGCGCAGCGGCTGGCAGGTGAAACCTTTTGATTTCAATTATTTCGAGGCGCTGTACGACTTTCGTATCGTGCTGGAAAGGGAAGCGGTGCGTCGCCTGTGCGGCATGCCGCCGGGCATCTGTTCAGAACATCTGGCGCCGCTGGTCAGCTTCTGGATCGACGCGCCGCGCATGGAGCCGAGCAAAGCGTTATCGCTGCAGGATGAGCAATTTCACACCACGCTGGTACGCGCCAGCGGCAACAGTGAAATGGTACGGGTACATGTGGAGTTGACCGAGAAGATGCGCATCATTCGCCATCTTGATTTCACCCGCAATGACCGTGTGGATGCGACCTACAACGAACATGCCCGTGTTTTACAGGCGATCCTGAAACAGCAAACCGAGGAGGCGCAGCGCATTCTGACCGAGCACATTTCTCAGAGCAAAGCCGAGGTCAGGAAAATCACCTTACACATGCTCCAGCAGGCAAGTTTACAACCCGTTTCACCGTAG
- the urtC gene encoding urea ABC transporter permease subunit UrtC, producing the protein MSQPITLTIARRAPRLTCMLASLLLAALLILPFFALLPAENPLAISTYTLTLIGKILCYAIVAVALDLVWGYAGLLSLGHGLFFALGGYAMGMYLMRQAAGDGLPAFMSFLSWTELPWFWAGTQYFAWALCLVILVPGLLALVFGYFAFRSRIKDVYFSIMTQALTYAGMLLFFRNETGFGGNNGFTGFTTLLGFPVSATGTRIALFVATVLLLAGSLAIGVMLTRSKFGRVLTAVRDAENRLMFCGYDPKGYKLFVWTLSAVLCGLAGALYVPQVGIINPSEMSPTNSIEAAIWVALGGRGSLIGPILGAGIVNGAKSWFTVAFPDVWLFFLGLMFILVTLFLPRGVIGLLKRRKHD; encoded by the coding sequence ATGAGCCAACCTATTACGTTAACTATCGCCCGACGCGCGCCGCGCCTGACCTGCATGCTCGCTTCACTGCTGCTGGCCGCGTTGCTGATCCTGCCCTTTTTCGCGCTGCTTCCGGCGGAAAATCCGCTGGCGATTTCCACCTATACGCTGACGCTGATTGGCAAAATTCTCTGCTACGCCATTGTCGCGGTGGCGCTGGATCTGGTGTGGGGCTACGCGGGGCTGCTGTCGCTGGGGCACGGGTTGTTTTTCGCCCTCGGCGGTTATGCGATGGGAATGTATCTGATGCGCCAGGCCGCCGGTGACGGGCTGCCGGCGTTTATGTCGTTTCTCTCGTGGACGGAATTACCGTGGTTCTGGGCCGGAACGCAGTACTTTGCCTGGGCGCTGTGCCTGGTGATCCTGGTGCCGGGCCTGCTGGCACTGGTGTTCGGCTATTTCGCCTTTCGCTCGCGCATTAAAGATGTCTACTTCTCGATCATGACCCAGGCGCTGACCTACGCCGGGATGCTGCTGTTTTTTCGCAACGAAACCGGCTTTGGCGGCAACAACGGCTTTACCGGTTTTACCACGCTGCTCGGCTTTCCGGTATCGGCAACCGGTACGCGCATCGCGCTGTTTGTGGCAACGGTGCTGCTGCTGGCAGGATCGCTGGCGATTGGCGTGATGCTGACGCGCAGCAAGTTCGGCCGGGTGCTCACTGCCGTGCGCGACGCGGAAAACCGGCTGATGTTCTGCGGCTACGATCCGAAAGGCTACAAGCTTTTCGTCTGGACGCTCTCCGCCGTGCTGTGCGGGCTGGCGGGCGCGCTGTATGTGCCGCAGGTGGGGATTATCAACCCCAGCGAAATGTCGCCGACCAACTCGATTGAAGCGGCGATTTGGGTGGCGCTCGGCGGGCGCGGTTCGCTGATTGGGCCGATCCTCGGTGCCGGGATCGTGAACGGCGCGAAGAGCTGGTTTACCGTTGCTTTCCCGGATGTGTGGCTCTTTTTCCTTGGGTTGATGTTTATTCTTGTGACGCTGTTCCTGCCGCGCGGCGTGATTGGCCTGCTCAAACGGAGGAAGCATGACTGA
- the urtE gene encoding urea ABC transporter ATP-binding subunit UrtE: MLQVKELNQYYGGSHILRGLSFETTPGEITCLLGRNGVGKTTLLKCLMGLIPAKSGTVHWQGKLINNSKPHQRVQQGIAYVPQGREIFPRLTVEENLLMGLSRFSGRQAKTVPDEIYDLFPVLREMKQRRGGDLSGGQQQQLAIGRALACKPQLLLLDEPTEGIQPSVIKEIGAVIRSLANRGDMAILLVEQFYDFAAELADQYLVMSRGTIIQRGRGDEMEAQGVRQLVAI, translated from the coding sequence ATGTTGCAGGTGAAAGAGTTAAACCAGTATTACGGCGGCAGCCACATTTTGCGTGGCTTGTCGTTCGAGACCACGCCGGGTGAAATTACCTGCCTGCTGGGGCGCAATGGTGTGGGAAAAACCACGCTGCTGAAGTGCCTGATGGGGCTGATCCCGGCGAAATCCGGCACGGTTCACTGGCAGGGCAAACTGATCAATAACAGCAAGCCGCACCAGCGGGTGCAGCAGGGGATCGCCTACGTTCCGCAGGGGCGGGAGATTTTCCCCCGTCTGACCGTCGAAGAGAATCTGCTGATGGGGCTGTCGCGCTTTTCGGGACGCCAGGCGAAAACTGTTCCCGACGAGATTTACGATCTCTTCCCGGTGCTGCGCGAGATGAAGCAGCGGCGGGGCGGCGATCTCTCCGGCGGGCAACAGCAGCAGCTTGCCATCGGGCGGGCGCTGGCCTGCAAGCCACAGTTGTTGCTCCTCGACGAGCCGACGGAAGGTATTCAGCCCTCGGTTATCAAGGAGATTGGCGCGGTGATCCGCAGCCTGGCGAATCGCGGCGATATGGCCATTCTGCTGGTGGAGCAGTTTTACGATTTTGCCGCCGAGCTGGCCGATCAGTATCTGGTGATGTCGCGCGGCACCATTATCCAGCGTGGGCGCGGCGATGAGATGGAAGCGCAGGGCGTGAGACAACTGGTGGCGATTTAA
- the urtB gene encoding urea ABC transporter permease subunit UrtB has product MKIFPALGFLLFGCLLMTATAQAGPAADYGKASRTQQAQLLQQWSAAPEASRLPLLQALNDETVVTDANGQLFSEQNGKLTALEGDAAPAGATKKVFMNNRIRGLVASALATHQLVSPDDSVRLRAALTLQNSAQADQLPFLSARLAAEKNDGVHTALAIAVANLQLADSRAERRLQAVKLLGEASDPQVQASLQRLMQPQNEPDSAVREAAADSLKQVQQRLRWGDWLGQAFSGISLGSILLLAALGLAITYGLLGVINMAHGEMLMLGAYSTWLVQDLFQRFAPDWLAIYPLVALPVAFFITAIIGMLLERTIIRHLYGRPLETLLATWGISLMLIQLVRVLFGTQNLEVANPAWLSGGWSVLPNLVLPWNRIAVIVFVIGVLILTWLLLNKTRLGMNVRAVTQNRRMADCCGVPTGRVDMLAFGLGSGIAGLGGVALSQLGNVGPELGQGYIIDSFLVVVTGGVGQLAGTVVAALGLGVLNKVLEPQIGAVLGKIAILVLIVLFIQKRPQGLFAFKGRVID; this is encoded by the coding sequence ATGAAAATATTCCCGGCTTTGGGCTTTCTCCTTTTCGGCTGCCTGCTGATGACCGCGACGGCGCAGGCCGGGCCTGCCGCTGATTATGGCAAGGCCAGCCGCACGCAGCAGGCGCAACTGCTTCAGCAGTGGTCTGCCGCGCCGGAGGCATCGCGTTTGCCGTTGTTGCAGGCGCTGAATGACGAAACGGTGGTCACCGATGCGAATGGTCAACTCTTCAGCGAGCAGAACGGCAAACTAACGGCGCTGGAAGGCGACGCAGCGCCTGCGGGTGCGACGAAAAAAGTGTTTATGAATAACCGCATTCGCGGCCTGGTGGCCAGCGCGCTGGCAACGCACCAACTGGTCAGCCCGGACGACAGCGTCCGCCTGCGCGCGGCATTGACGTTGCAAAACAGCGCGCAGGCCGATCAACTGCCGTTTCTCAGCGCACGGCTGGCGGCGGAAAAAAACGACGGCGTACATACTGCGCTCGCCATTGCGGTGGCGAACCTGCAACTTGCTGATAGCCGCGCCGAACGGCGTTTGCAGGCGGTGAAACTATTGGGCGAAGCCAGCGATCCGCAGGTGCAGGCCAGCCTGCAACGTCTGATGCAGCCGCAAAATGAGCCGGACTCCGCGGTGCGTGAAGCCGCCGCTGACAGCCTGAAGCAGGTACAGCAACGCCTGAGATGGGGCGACTGGCTCGGACAAGCGTTCAGCGGGATTTCGCTCGGATCGATCCTGCTGCTGGCGGCGCTGGGGCTGGCGATCACTTACGGTTTGCTCGGCGTGATTAATATGGCGCACGGCGAAATGTTGATGCTGGGCGCGTACTCCACCTGGCTGGTGCAGGATCTGTTTCAGCGCTTTGCCCCCGACTGGCTGGCGATTTACCCGCTGGTGGCGCTGCCGGTGGCATTTTTTATCACCGCCATCATTGGCATGCTGCTGGAGCGCACCATTATTCGTCATCTCTACGGACGGCCGCTGGAAACCCTGCTCGCCACCTGGGGAATTAGCCTGATGCTGATTCAACTGGTGCGCGTGCTGTTTGGCACGCAGAACCTGGAAGTCGCCAACCCGGCATGGCTCTCCGGCGGCTGGTCGGTACTGCCGAACCTGGTGCTGCCCTGGAACCGTATCGCGGTGATTGTGTTTGTTATCGGCGTGCTGATCCTCACCTGGCTGCTGCTGAACAAAACCCGCCTCGGCATGAACGTGCGGGCGGTGACGCAAAACCGCCGCATGGCGGATTGCTGCGGTGTACCGACCGGGCGCGTCGATATGCTGGCTTTCGGTTTAGGTTCCGGTATTGCCGGGTTGGGCGGGGTGGCGCTGTCGCAACTCGGTAACGTCGGCCCGGAACTGGGACAGGGCTACATTATTGACTCTTTCCTCGTGGTGGTAACCGGCGGCGTCGGACAACTGGCGGGCACGGTCGTGGCGGCGCTGGGCCTCGGCGTGCTGAACAAAGTCCTTGAGCCGCAAATCGGCGCGGTGCTGGGCAAGATCGCGATCCTGGTATTGATCGTGCTGTTTATTCAGAAACGACCGCAAGGGTTGTTTGCATTCAAAGGGCGGGTAATTGACTGA
- a CDS encoding VOC family protein — protein MSVIDHIEIAVNDATISRHFYEQALAPLKFRLIIAVAQSQTRTGGLRYGLGPGYYPRLWLHDNDKPGAAVHIAFTAQDRSTVDKFWEAALQAGGKSNGSPGIRCHYHESYYAAYVFDPDGNNIEVVCQTTP, from the coding sequence GTGTCCGTTATTGATCACATTGAAATAGCCGTCAACGATGCCACTATATCCCGGCATTTCTACGAACAAGCACTCGCGCCGCTGAAATTCCGGCTCATCATCGCCGTCGCGCAGAGCCAGACGCGTACGGGAGGTTTACGTTACGGGCTCGGCCCAGGGTACTATCCACGCCTGTGGCTGCATGATAATGACAAACCGGGTGCAGCAGTACATATCGCGTTCACCGCTCAAGACCGTTCTACAGTGGATAAATTCTGGGAGGCTGCATTACAGGCTGGTGGGAAAAGCAACGGTTCTCCCGGAATACGTTGCCACTACCATGAGTCGTACTACGCAGCCTATGTTTTTGATCCTGATGGCAATAATATCGAAGTTGTGTGCCAGACAACGCCCTGA
- a CDS encoding VOC family protein has protein sequence MLDHLFITVSDIARSVDFYERVLPVLDINLRHDYDGKEGPQGHPDLKGFGANGRMFFWLRQGEPSPGAVHVGFVANSQAQVNQAWGEALAAGATEIHPPGAQHHYDPRYYAAQVRDPDGYSLEFVYKSWQHA, from the coding sequence ATGCTGGATCATCTGTTTATTACCGTCAGCGACATCGCGCGATCGGTAGACTTTTATGAAAGGGTACTCCCTGTTCTGGACATTAACCTTCGCCATGATTATGACGGAAAAGAGGGCCCGCAGGGCCATCCCGACCTGAAGGGCTTTGGTGCGAATGGCCGTATGTTTTTCTGGTTACGCCAGGGTGAGCCCTCCCCCGGCGCTGTCCATGTCGGTTTTGTTGCCAACTCTCAGGCGCAGGTTAACCAGGCCTGGGGTGAAGCGCTGGCTGCCGGGGCGACGGAGATCCACCCACCTGGCGCACAACATCACTATGACCCACGCTATTACGCCGCGCAGGTTCGCGATCCCGATGGCTACAGCCTCGAATTTGTCTACAAAAGTTGGCAGCACGCATAA
- the urtA gene encoding urea ABC transporter substrate-binding protein, with product MKRRSLLKAFALSATFLSMGLSLQAYAADTIKVGIMHSLSGTMAISETPLKDMALMTIDEINAKGGVLGKKLEPVVVDPASNWPLFAEKARQLLTQDKAAVVFGCWTSVSRKSVLPVFEELNGLLFYPVQYEGEEMSPNVFYTGAAPNQQAIPAVEYMMSEDGGSAKRFFLLGTDYVYPRTTNKILRAFLHSKGVQDKDIEEVYTPFGYSDYQTIVANIKKFSAGGKTAVISTINGDSNVPFYKELANQGIKATDVPVVAFSVGEEELRGIDTKPLVGHLAAWNYFESVSNPVNTKFVADYRAYAKAHKLPNADTVVTNDPMEATYVGIHMWAQAVEKAGTTDVDKVRAAMAGQTFAAPSGFTLTMDATNHHLHKPVMIGEIEENGQFNVVWNTDKPIRAQPWSPYIAGNDKKPDYPVKTGGK from the coding sequence ATGAAAAGACGTTCTTTACTGAAAGCTTTTGCCCTGTCAGCCACTTTTTTGAGCATGGGCTTGTCGTTACAGGCATACGCAGCAGACACCATCAAAGTGGGGATCATGCACTCTCTCTCCGGCACCATGGCCATTTCAGAAACGCCGTTGAAAGACATGGCGCTGATGACCATTGATGAAATTAACGCCAAAGGCGGCGTGCTGGGTAAAAAGCTGGAGCCGGTGGTGGTCGATCCCGCCTCTAACTGGCCGCTGTTTGCAGAAAAAGCGCGTCAACTGTTGACCCAGGATAAAGCCGCGGTGGTTTTTGGCTGCTGGACCTCGGTTTCGCGCAAATCGGTGCTGCCAGTGTTTGAAGAGCTGAACGGCCTGCTGTTCTACCCGGTGCAATATGAAGGGGAAGAGATGTCGCCGAACGTGTTCTACACCGGCGCGGCGCCAAACCAGCAGGCGATCCCGGCGGTGGAATACATGATGAGTGAAGACGGCGGCAGCGCAAAACGCTTCTTCCTGCTCGGCACCGACTATGTCTACCCGCGCACCACCAACAAAATTCTGCGCGCCTTCCTGCACTCCAAAGGCGTACAGGATAAAGACATTGAAGAAGTCTATACCCCGTTTGGTTACAGCGATTACCAGACTATCGTTGCCAATATCAAGAAATTCTCCGCAGGCGGCAAAACGGCTGTGATTTCCACCATCAACGGTGACTCCAACGTGCCGTTCTATAAAGAGCTGGCGAACCAGGGCATCAAAGCGACCGATGTGCCGGTGGTGGCCTTCTCGGTCGGCGAAGAGGAACTGCGCGGTATCGACACCAAACCGCTGGTCGGCCATCTGGCGGCGTGGAACTACTTTGAGTCGGTCAGCAACCCGGTGAACACCAAATTTGTGGCGGATTACCGTGCCTATGCCAAAGCGCACAAACTGCCGAACGCCGATACCGTAGTGACCAACGATCCAATGGAAGCAACCTATGTCGGCATCCATATGTGGGCGCAGGCGGTTGAGAAAGCGGGAACCACCGACGTGGATAAAGTCCGTGCGGCGATGGCTGGCCAGACGTTTGCCGCGCCAAGTGGCTTTACGTTGACCATGGATGCCACCAATCACCACTTACACAAACCAGTGATGATTGGCGAAATCGAAGAGAACGGTCAGTTCAATGTGGTGTGGAATACCGATAAGCCGATCCGCGCCCAGCCGTGGAGCCCGTACATTGCGGGCAACGATAAAAAACCGGATTACCCGGTAAAAACCGGCGGTAAATAA
- the uca gene encoding urea carboxylase, with the protein MFNTVLIANRGEIACRAIRTLQRLGIKSVAVYSGADKNAEHVKQADIAVALGGEKASDSYLRIDKIIAVAQETGAQAIWPGYGFLSESLPFAAACEQAGIVFVGPTAQQIGEFGLKHRARELAAEAGVPMTPGTGLLDSLDAALAAAANIGYPVMLKSTAGGGGIGLTRCADAQALHDAWESVRRLGEQFFSDAGVFVERCIDRARHIEVQIFGDGKGNVVALGERDCSLQRRNQKVVEETPAPNLPATTREALLSAAVQLGKLVNYRSAGTVEFIYDAQRDAFYFLEVNTRLQVEHPVTECVTGLDLVECMLRVAADEAIDWARLQQAPQGAAIEVRIYAENPLKNFQPSPGVLTEVAFPPDVRVDTGVTTGSEVSAFYDPMIAKLIVQGASREEALAKLQAALDTTRLHGITTNLDYLRQITASEAFRNGSMWTRMLDSFEAHAAVIEVLQPGTWSSVQDYPGRLGYWDIGVPPSGPMDDFAFRLANRIVGNHDAAAGLEFTLQGPVLQFHSAAVIALTGADCQATLDGEAVPLWQPITVNAGQILAYGRAQVGCRAYLAVRNGIDVPQYLGSRSTFALGQFGGHAGRTLKVADLLPISRPQLAACTTPAPVSEPQAISPSLIPEYGELWRIGVLYGPHGAPDFFTQDAIDEFFASDWQVHYNSNRLGVRLVGPKPGWTRPNGGEAGLHPSNVHDCEYAIGAINFTGDFPVILTRDGPSLGGFVCPVTIAKAELWKVGQVKPGDRIRFYPISVEEAVAREKAQERSIETLHASHLAEFATPSLADRDGVSATALVSLPAAAGAPAIVYRQAGDNYILIEYGDNVLDLALRLRVHLLMEQLRKRAHPGVKELSPGVRSLQVRYDSLAISQQELVALLLELESHIGDVSQMKVPSRIVHLPMAFEDNATLDAVSRYKDTVRATAPWLPNNVDFIQRINGLASREAVKATIFDASYLILGLGDVYLGAPCAVPIDPRHRLLSSKYNPARTFTAEGTVGIGGMYMCIYGMDSPGGYQLVGRTLPIWNKFLKNAQFAANEPWLLHFFDQVRFYPVSEAELTQLRDDFREGRATIRIEETVFDFPQHLQFLRDNAADIAEFRTRQAEAFEAEVERWQLDDQASVAESLPPEAIAEDDDALPVCADMSGNIWKVLVNPGDAVTEGQPLVIVEAMKMELAINAPQSGKVKRIACQPGRPVSPGDTLLWLE; encoded by the coding sequence ATGTTTAACACTGTACTGATTGCCAACCGGGGCGAAATTGCCTGTCGCGCCATCCGCACACTGCAACGTCTGGGTATCAAAAGCGTGGCGGTCTATTCCGGCGCGGATAAAAATGCAGAACATGTTAAACAGGCCGATATTGCCGTGGCACTCGGCGGCGAAAAGGCCAGCGACAGTTACCTGCGTATCGACAAAATTATCGCCGTAGCGCAGGAAACGGGCGCGCAGGCTATCTGGCCGGGCTACGGATTTTTGTCGGAAAGCCTGCCGTTTGCCGCCGCCTGCGAACAGGCGGGCATTGTTTTTGTCGGCCCGACTGCACAGCAGATTGGCGAGTTTGGGCTGAAACACCGGGCGCGCGAGCTGGCCGCCGAGGCGGGCGTGCCGATGACGCCGGGCACCGGTCTGCTCGACTCGCTGGACGCAGCGCTTGCAGCCGCAGCGAATATTGGCTATCCGGTGATGCTGAAAAGCACGGCGGGCGGCGGCGGTATTGGTCTGACGCGCTGCGCCGATGCGCAGGCGCTCCATGATGCCTGGGAGAGCGTGCGGCGGCTTGGCGAACAGTTTTTTAGCGACGCCGGCGTGTTTGTCGAGCGCTGCATCGATCGCGCACGGCATATTGAAGTGCAGATCTTTGGCGACGGCAAAGGCAATGTCGTGGCGCTCGGCGAGCGCGACTGCTCATTGCAGCGCCGCAACCAGAAAGTGGTGGAAGAAACCCCGGCGCCGAACCTGCCAGCCACTACCCGTGAAGCGCTGCTCAGCGCGGCGGTGCAGCTTGGCAAACTGGTCAATTACCGCAGCGCGGGCACCGTGGAATTTATCTACGACGCGCAGCGGGATGCGTTCTACTTTCTGGAGGTCAACACCCGTTTGCAGGTGGAGCATCCGGTCACCGAGTGCGTTACCGGGCTGGATCTGGTCGAGTGCATGCTGCGCGTGGCGGCGGATGAAGCGATTGACTGGGCGCGTCTGCAACAGGCACCGCAGGGCGCGGCCATCGAAGTGCGTATCTACGCCGAAAACCCGCTGAAAAACTTCCAGCCCAGCCCCGGTGTTTTAACCGAAGTCGCTTTCCCGCCGGATGTGCGTGTGGATACCGGGGTGACCACCGGCAGTGAAGTGTCGGCATTTTACGACCCGATGATCGCCAAACTGATTGTACAGGGTGCCAGCCGCGAAGAGGCGCTGGCAAAACTGCAGGCTGCGCTCGACACCACTCGCCTGCATGGCATTACCACGAACCTGGATTATCTGCGCCAGATCACCGCCAGCGAAGCCTTCCGTAATGGCAGCATGTGGACGCGGATGCTCGACAGTTTTGAAGCGCACGCGGCGGTGATTGAGGTGCTGCAACCGGGCACCTGGAGCAGCGTTCAGGATTATCCGGGTCGCCTTGGTTACTGGGATATCGGCGTGCCGCCTTCCGGCCCGATGGACGATTTTGCTTTCCGCCTGGCCAACCGCATTGTCGGTAACCACGACGCGGCGGCGGGGCTGGAGTTCACCCTGCAAGGCCCGGTGCTGCAATTTCACAGCGCAGCGGTGATCGCTCTGACCGGGGCGGATTGCCAGGCGACGCTGGATGGCGAAGCGGTGCCATTATGGCAACCGATCACCGTTAACGCCGGACAGATTCTGGCGTATGGGCGCGCGCAGGTCGGCTGCCGCGCGTATCTCGCGGTACGTAACGGCATTGATGTGCCGCAATACCTTGGTAGCCGCTCCACCTTTGCGCTCGGGCAGTTTGGCGGCCACGCCGGACGCACGCTGAAAGTCGCCGATTTGCTGCCGATTTCACGCCCGCAACTGGCCGCCTGCACCACGCCCGCGCCGGTGAGCGAACCCCAGGCGATAAGCCCGTCGCTGATCCCGGAGTATGGCGAACTGTGGCGCATCGGCGTGCTGTACGGGCCGCACGGCGCGCCGGATTTCTTTACCCAGGACGCGATCGACGAGTTCTTCGCCAGCGACTGGCAAGTGCATTACAACTCTAACCGCCTCGGCGTGCGGCTGGTCGGGCCGAAACCAGGCTGGACGCGGCCAAACGGCGGCGAGGCCGGTCTGCACCCCTCTAACGTTCACGACTGCGAATACGCCATCGGCGCGATTAACTTTACCGGCGACTTCCCGGTGATCCTCACCCGCGATGGCCCAAGCCTCGGCGGTTTTGTCTGCCCGGTGACCATCGCTAAAGCAGAGTTGTGGAAAGTCGGGCAGGTCAAACCGGGCGATCGCATCCGCTTCTACCCGATCAGCGTGGAAGAGGCGGTGGCGCGGGAAAAAGCGCAGGAGCGCAGCATTGAGACGCTGCATGCCAGCCATCTGGCGGAATTCGCCACGCCATCCCTTGCCGATCGCGACGGGGTTTCCGCCACCGCGCTGGTGTCGCTGCCCGCTGCTGCTGGCGCGCCTGCGATTGTCTATCGCCAGGCCGGGGATAACTACATTCTGATTGAGTATGGCGACAACGTGCTGGATCTGGCGCTGCGTCTGCGCGTTCACCTGTTGATGGAACAACTGCGCAAACGGGCGCATCCGGGCGTGAAAGAGCTGTCGCCAGGCGTGCGCTCTTTGCAGGTGCGTTATGACAGTCTCGCTATTAGCCAGCAGGAACTGGTGGCGCTGCTGCTGGAGCTGGAGTCGCACATTGGCGATGTCAGCCAGATGAAAGTGCCGTCACGCATTGTGCATCTGCCGATGGCGTTTGAAGACAACGCCACGCTGGATGCGGTCAGCCGCTACAAAGACACGGTGCGCGCGACAGCGCCGTGGTTGCCCAACAATGTGGACTTTATTCAGCGCATCAACGGTCTGGCGAGCCGCGAAGCGGTGAAGGCGACGATTTTTGACGCCAGCTATCTGATCCTGGGCCTTGGCGATGTCTATCTCGGCGCGCCCTGCGCGGTGCCGATTGATCCACGCCATCGTCTGCTGAGTTCCAAATATAACCCGGCGCGCACCTTTACCGCCGAAGGCACCGTCGGGATCGGCGGGATGTACATGTGCATCTACGGCATGGATTCCCCCGGCGGCTATCAACTGGTGGGCCGCACGCTGCCTATCTGGAACAAGTTCCTCAAAAACGCGCAATTTGCCGCCAACGAGCCGTGGCTGCTGCACTTCTTCGACCAGGTGCGTTTCTACCCGGTAAGTGAAGCGGAACTCACCCAGTTGCGTGACGATTTCCGTGAAGGCCGCGCCACCATCCGCATTGAAGAGACGGTGTTTGATTTCCCGCAGCATTTGCAGTTCCTGCGTGATAACGCCGCCGACATTGCCGAATTCCGCACCCGCCAGGCGGAAGCCTTCGAGGCGGAAGTGGAGCGCTGGCAACTGGACGATCAGGCCAGCGTAGCGGAAAGCCTGCCGCCGGAAGCGATCGCCGAGGATGACGACGCATTGCCGGTGTGCGCCGATATGAGCGGCAACATCTGGAAAGTGCTGGTTAATCCCGGCGATGCGGTGACAGAAGGCCAGCCGCTGGTGATCGTCGAAGCGATGAAGATGGAGCTGGCCATCAACGCGCCACAGAGCGGCAAGGTTAAACGCATAGCCTGCCAGCCGGGGCGTCCGGTCAGCCCTGGCGACACGCTGCTGTGGCTGGAATAA
- the urtD gene encoding urea ABC transporter ATP-binding protein UrtD, which translates to MTDSLFTQPQLQDRYRETTDPVLQLEKINVTFDSFRALTDLSLSIGVGELRCVIGPNGAGKTTLMDIITGKTRPDSGTITYDQNIDLTGMSPVDISRAGIGRKFQKPTVFEALSVTENLEIALKMDKSVWTSLRARLSGEQRDRIDEVLLLLRLTEHRHRPSGLLSHGQKQFLEIGMLLVQEPHLLLLDEPAAGLTDAETDYIAELFRTLAGKHSLMVVEHDMGFVETIADYVTVLHQGQVLAEGSLREVQANEQVIDVYLGR; encoded by the coding sequence ATGACTGATTCCCTTTTTACCCAGCCGCAGTTGCAGGACCGCTACCGCGAAACTACCGATCCGGTGCTGCAACTGGAAAAAATCAACGTCACCTTTGATTCGTTTCGCGCATTGACGGATTTGTCACTGTCGATTGGCGTGGGGGAACTGCGCTGCGTGATCGGGCCAAATGGCGCAGGCAAAACCACGCTGATGGATATCATTACCGGTAAAACACGGCCGGACAGCGGCACGATAACCTACGATCAGAACATCGATCTTACCGGGATGTCGCCGGTGGACATTAGCCGTGCGGGCATTGGGCGTAAGTTCCAGAAACCCACGGTGTTTGAAGCGTTAAGCGTGACGGAAAACCTCGAAATTGCGCTGAAAATGGATAAGTCGGTGTGGACCAGCCTGCGCGCCAGGCTCAGCGGCGAGCAGCGGGATCGCATTGATGAAGTGCTGCTGTTGTTGCGGCTGACCGAGCATCGACATCGCCCGTCCGGGCTGCTTTCCCACGGGCAAAAACAGTTTCTGGAAATTGGCATGCTGCTGGTTCAGGAACCGCATTTGCTGTTGCTGGATGAGCCCGCCGCCGGTCTGACGGATGCCGAAACGGATTATATTGCCGAGCTGTTTCGCACGCTGGCGGGCAAACACTCGCTGATGGTGGTGGAGCATGATATGGGCTTTGTCGAAACCATTGCCGACTATGTGACCGTGCTGCATCAGGGGCAAGTGCTGGCAGAAGGTTCGCTGCGCGAAGTACAGGCCAACGAGCAGGTTATCGACGTTTATCTGGGGCGCTAA